TAAACTTATAATTAGTTATTAgtggttaaatattttgttttaagaatGGTATATCAACTAATGATAGAAAAATCACTTTTACCTATTTAGTTATCTTTTTTCTTCGCCTGTAAACTTAATGTCAGTTGCAAAAGTggttttcatttgatttatgcACAATCAATGGCAGGCTGCAGCCAGTTTTGCATCGAGCGTTTTCGGTCAATAAGCCTGGCATTGAACTTGTCGCTCTGGCTCAGTCCCACTGATTTTGGCTTAGCCACTGCAATTTGTATGCAATTAGCAGCGAGTTGGCCAGGTATAAATCTGCAAGGGGCGACCGCCCAATTAATAAGCTGTTAAAAGCGTCAGATTGCCGGCTTCGGTTATCAGTCAGTTTGGTGCGGAGATCAAAGCCAAATTCAGTTGGTTTTTTCGATTCGCTGGCCAGCTGCAGTAGCAGCTCGGTTACATTCTATTTGAGACCGTGCAGTCCATAAACCGCACGTTAGCCGTTTCCGATGCTATCGCGATTGCGTGCCGGTCGGGTGATATATCAAAACCCTTCACATACCGCAAATTCTGCACAGAAAAAAGGATATTAAAGAACCATTCCTCATAGGTGCAATTTACCAAAATATTGgcttaaattccatttttacgCAACAAAATGCTCTCTAAATAATTACTCagtgaatttaaataaaatcgtatgtataatttaaaaaatgtttataaaaaatcctgaaaatgttttaaagcTTACATATTTATGGGTACTTTTTTCTCCGTGTAGCTGTGGGAGCTCTAATAGATTTTCTCGCGGCGATAGGATCGCGAACGTTTTGTGGGTCAGAGAGCGAATTAAGGCAGCTATGGCCCGCTTATCGTTCCTTGTACAGTGTGCCATCGAATCTGCATTGCCAATTTATGGCACAATAAAGTATCGAAGGCGACACTAATGCCACATAAATGTGCGTCATGTTGCAATTGCTCTGCCGTTAATCAAGTATGCGCCATGTGTGCCCCATCGATTCGCTGTGTTTCGCacagttttttatatttttttcccaagTTGCCTGCGAAATGCCAGGCGGATGTGAAGACATTGGACATCAACGCTACCTGTCTGGCCAGAATCAATTAAGCAATTGGCCAGAGCAAAGCGTTGAGCAAATCTAAGCAAAGTGCAACAATTAAAACAGCATGGCCTGGCATTAGCAATCGGGCCCAGAAACGAGATCCACTCAGCATGAGTTAGGCGAGCGGATAGATGGAAGTGCAATAGCATACCGCTGTATTTGCACATCGCTGATTGCCGGCACTCGACTCGTGGCGATCGAGTGGCTTTAGCTTGGCTTTATTCAAATGCGGTTGCCGTATTGGTTAGTTAAAGTCAAATGATAAATGATCGCTAATGAAAGGTTTAGAGTTTCAGGCTCACCGCTCTTAAGAGTTATAAATGCAGAAGTGAGGTCAGCAAATATGTGCTCTATTTTTCGACCAgacaatatttaattattttaatttttcaatgcACTCAAAActcattaattaataaaaaattactacaattAAGTTATTCgagttaaaaatcaaatttaaatgttacaaTGGAAGTTTGAGTTATAATATTCATCACAAGTCTTACCCACTTATCACAATGTTATCCAAAGTTTGTGAGTAAAACTGTGTGAAGTTATAGTAGGGGCCTTGCCATAAACCTCGATTGGCAGATACAAAAAATGCAACCAACACCTCTGTGAAAACTTTAAGATGTTGGAGGCAATAAAATGCTATCTCTCATATTTTCGCTTCGCCACACTTAATCACTATCAACGAAAGCGACTGTCGTCGCATATGAAAACCAGTAAACAACTTTAAGATAAACTTAAGACATCTTAAGCATTTTCAGATCTCTGTCATATTTTCATTTGACTATACTTTATCACTATCAATGGAAATGCTGCGAAcataaattatgattttctCTGTGCATTACAAAAGTAATTTCCACACATTTACATGACATCAAAAACTAACCAAGACGGGGCAATTTACATATAAGACAAAATACAACAATATGAGAGATGTGGCAAGCTGCAAACAAAGAGAGATCCCAACAAAAAGTCCTATGCACTTGGTACGCCCCTTTTCGGGGGCCCTGCTCCCAGGTATTCAGTTGCCTGAGCCAAGATGACATAAGTGGCATCAGAGCGAACCCCGCGATACAATCGGCAGCTCTCCACAAAGTCTAACAATGCATCGGGCAATTAACGTAGCGCTGGCTtcggaaaaaatatattattagcaAATGTCAACTTTTGGATGCGCTTTAAAATATGCACACATGTGGCAGGGATCGTCCTATATGGCGACCATAATTGGGCAACTGCGCCCGTTCTTTGTTTGGCACTACACATAAAATAAGTATTCAAGTAGTTTATtgctaaacaaatttattaaaaattatttgttaaaatgtttaatatatttaaaagaaatatttgtacctacatttttaaaattagttaaacGTTTGTTTAGCACTGAATAACAATAGATTTACTATTACAGAATGtggaaacttttaaataatattggcagtaaaattaaataattttgaagttttgaattgaaattaataagttCCATATTACGATTTACCATACATTTTTCGTGATATAAtaacctaaaatattaaatacaattatataaaaattatttattatattatatagtttTTTGCAATATAGTTAGTTGGGAGTTCCAGTCCCCCGAAAAAGGTCGAATTTTCCGCGATATGTGTGTCATCCGAAAGAAACCGACTGCTGTGACCAAGTGCCTTAGATAAGCCAGAGCTGCGATTTATGTAAAAGTCGTTTGGCCAGCAATCGACGAGCCGAAATTAATTGACTCTTGCGGGCAGGTGTAAAGATTGCATATGCATGCGAGTGTGCATAAATTGCAGATATGTGCCTATAGTGGTGGCATGGCTTTTGGCCGGTTGGCAGGTTGGCCAGAAGGACGTTGCGTGCTGGCCTTTCACAAAAGCTGTCACCCCAAAGGCGAGCAACAATTAATTGACTTTACGCAGTGGCCTGCAACTCTGATCTGCATCAGGGGTCCGGCAATTAAATCtgcaaaaagccaaaagcacACACTGCCCCCTTGTGGCACGCGTATTTGCCTAGGCGTGGCATGTCGGCCAACTAAAGTACTCACAATCTGTGTGGGCGAGTGCGTTTTGTTTGCATTCTAATTGCCCTGTCATGATGGCTAATGAACTAggcgctccgttcaaaagcgTTCAAAAACACGCTCCACACACGGattcgaaatattttaaggGCAGCCTTGAACCAAATTCACTGTTGTGCGAAAACCGAAATGAAAGCCACTCGCTGGTAACCAGACTTAATAATCATTTAACTCAGTTAAAGCGAGAAGCGTAAAGAGTTGCAAATCGTGTGAGCTGTAAACCAAAAATTATGACCGCACATTGGTCAAGAGTGTGCAAGTCTTCTGTTTATTTGCGGAGCCTGTGATTAATCAAAGTCAGATGTAATATGAGCGGGAAAAGTTTGGGTTTATTATAGGCACAAAGGTCTCCAAGGGGTTTCAAATTTCTGCTGACCTTCGGAGCTCATCGCAATCGGGAGTTTGACTCCTGCACTTGCGCCTCTCGTCGACGACAACCCAAtctgttttataaatattcataGTTAGTAAaccatatttattatttactaaaatGTAACTTACTTTGATTCGTTCTGCATCTTTGATTGTCAAAAGCGCACTTATTGGAGAAAGTGCAACGACTCACAATGGGACGTATGATACCCCTTCGCCATTCGGCACAAATAGGCCTATAATCCCTTGTACAAGGTCGTGGGCACCTGACACCGCCTTCATCAGCCTGTGTCAAAGCCAATAGTCCCAGGgatattatcaaaaatatgaaaacacaCTTCATGTTGTACAACGAAAAGTTCTGGTCTCCGAATGATCAAAATACCCCatgaaaatattctttttatacGCAAGAACGAATAATAAACAGATGTTTAATTCACTAATCACAAAATGCAGGCAGGTGCACTAAAATCTTTTCATCCGGAGAGCGGAGTTCAGTAAACCCTTGTAATGGGATACACTTAAAAGGCATCTCACTCGACTTGGTCAGCGAAAACGAAAGACCAAACTGTCAAACGAAAAGTGAAAGGACTTAAGTGCGTTATTGTTTCCCCTGGCGATTATATAAGCAACACTGATAGCCAGGGAGCTGTGCCCTTCGTCAAAATGAGACCCTCGATAGATGGCAAATGAAAATCCAAGCACTTTCACTATTTATTGCTGAGTGTATCGTCAGCTTTTACAACCTTAGGTACTTATTATCAACAATCATCGGCGATTTTAGGAAAATTGCAAAGTACTGTAAGCTTttctacaaattaaatataaaattagcaTGGACTTCATTCAAGATTTACGGAGACAAATTTCCATTCAAATACGATTAacgataattttttgtatactttttaccaatatttattaatttatattaaaagtacAGACTTCATCTTATTTCGAATGTTTTCTAATCTCTATTAAAATCATACAATTAATTCTAAGTTCGGTGGTCAAACAAGTTATAAAGTTCAGTTACTCAAGGTGATCTCAATAAATGAAGtaattaattgttttcaaaattataattaaccaATTCCAGTTACTTCAATCTTAATATGTTAAAGGGTATTTGAGGCAAACCTTGTTTTTTCGGTTATATAAGAAAAAGGGGCATGGCGTTCCTATACTTTATACTTTCACTGTTAGCCGAAGGCAGTAATAACAATAGCAATCAATATCAATACTTATCAAGAGCCGTTAACAATGGCCCGAAAAAgtgggattttttttgtttttggctttcGCTTTGTGCGAGGCGACAAAAGCTAACAGCGATTAACACGCGCTGCAAGTCATAAATCCGAGCGCATTAAAGCCGCGAAATAAAAGCAAGGTTGCCAGATGTCAGATGTCGAATTCCCCACCCGCCCCTCTGCTGACAGATAAAGAAACGCCCCGAACAATGGCGAGTCCGAAAAACAATATGCAACTTGGCATATGGGTTCCAAAGACTGCCGATCGACAGACAGCTGCAACCTACAGTTAATGTGGAATTTGCATATGAGAAAATGTCTGATATTTATTAAGACATGGAGGTTCTAGAAATTTAGGTTATTTTAATAAGCTAAAAGTATgctctgaaatatttaactttagATTGTAAAATTCTCTAAAAACAATCttcaagaattttttaaaaaagtttatacagtaataacacaaaaatttGTAACATAAGTTTGAGTTCTACATAAATCTTTTTTCAGTGATAAATTACGGTTTAGTCTGAGCAAATTTTACTTTACATACCAGTCGACTGGCGAACTGATTAATGCTTTTCGGCCGTAGGCGTGTTTCTATTTGTCAAAGGGGCGTGCCTTCTTTTCGGCATGTTTGCCAGCATAACGTGTTAATTTGCCTACTTTTGCTCATGTTTCTTTGCAGAATACTTCTACTGTCCCTGGTGGCGGCGGCGCAGGCGCAGTACCATCAGTTTGGCGAGCAGCTCCAGACGGCCCACGGATCCGATTGTGCACTTCTGCTGGCCGGACCCGGTCGCTCCTCCGTCTACGACTACAACGTGAATCTATTCCGCGGCACTTTGTGAGTACAAATAGAAACTGTGTATCTAGTCTTCCGTTGCAGAAAAAGTGGCTCGGTGGCATTCTGGGTTATGTTTGAGGCACAAATATTTGAACGTTGACATCGAAACGTAGTGTAGAAAAAAAAtgcacacaaaataaaaaaaaaaggaaatttttttgaaaagactttaaagttttacgttttttaaaaataaattgaaaaagtgTAGAAttgtttgcaaaaaaataaataaaatattatatttttttccactttttattGAAACTTTTTCGCAGTGCTTGGCTGCCCGACTGACACCCATAAATCTTGGTTTGTGCTGTTTCAGCTTGTTTGAGCGGTGGCAACATGGCTCTACACCTACGACAACACAGCACACGAGCTTTGAGCCAATCATTAGCAGCACAAACAGCAGCGGCAATCATTCGGCAACCGCCTTTTGACGTTGACGTTTCCAAGTTGCAGTGCCTAGGGATAGATATTCCCATACTACCcagatacatatatatgtgtagT
This portion of the Drosophila takahashii strain IR98-3 E-12201 chromosome 3R, DtakHiC1v2, whole genome shotgun sequence genome encodes:
- the LOC108069782 gene encoding vasotab-TY1; amino-acid sequence: MKCVFIFLIISLGLLALTQADEGGVRCPRPCTRDYRPICAEWRRGIIRPIVSRCTFSNKCAFDNQRCRTNQNWVVVDERRKCRSQTPDCDELRRSAEI